One genomic region from Salvia hispanica cultivar TCC Black 2014 chromosome 2, UniMelb_Shisp_WGS_1.0, whole genome shotgun sequence encodes:
- the LOC125205370 gene encoding uncharacterized protein LOC125205370 isoform X1 has translation MSTRVKVQLESSLSSRFYIPRDLYLRPQKDQQQQKQIQVNRSWPQLKKAPLIHFCSILLILISAWCVRIVLIHAFFEETGETYRRVVAACLRPLEHFTQKLAEGLECSSADKSMQLSDQLTSPTERLAVLKLNVSFFDAQNEMLSCGKAGLLEKEWIISSKPLYGTQELLLHKLRLFLDHQAN, from the exons aTGAGTACAAGAGTCAAGGTTCAGTTGGAAAGTTCGTTGTCGAGCAG GTTCTACATACCAAGAGATTTGTATTTGCGCCCCCAAAAGGATCAGCAGCAGCAGAAACAAATCCAAGTGAACCGCTCCTGGCCACAATTGAAGAAAGCACCCCTAATTCACTTTTGCAGTATCTTGCTTATCTTGATCTCTGCATGGTGTGTGAGAATAGTGTTGATTCATGCCTTCTTTGAGGAGACTGGTGAGACTTATAGAAGAGTTGTAGCTGCTTGCCTACGGCCTCTGGAACACTTCACCCAGAAACTAGCTGAAGGTCTAGAGTGCTCTTCAGCTGATAAGTCGATGCAACTATCTGACCAGTTAACTTCACCAACGGAACGGCTTGCTGTTCTGAAACtcaatgtctcattttttgaTGCACAG AATGAGATGCTGAGCTGTGGGAAAGCAGGGCTTCTTGAGAAGGAATGGATCATTAGCAGTAAACCGCTTTATGGAACTCAAGAGCTCCTCCTACACAAATTGAGACTTTTCTTGGACCACCAGGCAAACTAG
- the LOC125205370 gene encoding uncharacterized protein LOC125205370 isoform X4 — MSTRVKVQLESSLSSRFYIPRDLYLRPQKDQQQQKQIQVNRSWPQLKKAPLIHFCSILLILISAWCVRIVLIHAFFEETGETYRRVVAACLRPLEHFTQKLAEGLECSSADKSMQLSDQLTSPTERLAVLKLNVSFFDAQGVNSRCNGGNKREPSVCRSLFNG, encoded by the exons aTGAGTACAAGAGTCAAGGTTCAGTTGGAAAGTTCGTTGTCGAGCAG GTTCTACATACCAAGAGATTTGTATTTGCGCCCCCAAAAGGATCAGCAGCAGCAGAAACAAATCCAAGTGAACCGCTCCTGGCCACAATTGAAGAAAGCACCCCTAATTCACTTTTGCAGTATCTTGCTTATCTTGATCTCTGCATGGTGTGTGAGAATAGTGTTGATTCATGCCTTCTTTGAGGAGACTGGTGAGACTTATAGAAGAGTTGTAGCTGCTTGCCTACGGCCTCTGGAACACTTCACCCAGAAACTAGCTGAAGGTCTAGAGTGCTCTTCAGCTGATAAGTCGATGCAACTATCTGACCAGTTAACTTCACCAACGGAACGGCTTGCTGTTCTGAAACtcaatgtctcattttttgaTGCACAG GGAGTCAACAGCAGGTGCAATGGGGGAAATAAGAGGGAGCCCTCTGTATGCAGAAGCTTATTCAATGGCTGA
- the LOC125205370 gene encoding uncharacterized protein LOC125205370 isoform X3, with protein MSTRVKVQLESSLSSRFYIPRDLYLRPQKDQQQQKQIQVNRSWPQLKKAPLIHFCSILLILISAWCVRIVLIHAFFEETGETYRRVVAACLRPLEHFTQKLAEGLECSSADKSMQLSDQLTSPTERLAVLKLNVSFFDAQKGVNSRCNGGNKREPSVCRSLFNG; from the exons aTGAGTACAAGAGTCAAGGTTCAGTTGGAAAGTTCGTTGTCGAGCAG GTTCTACATACCAAGAGATTTGTATTTGCGCCCCCAAAAGGATCAGCAGCAGCAGAAACAAATCCAAGTGAACCGCTCCTGGCCACAATTGAAGAAAGCACCCCTAATTCACTTTTGCAGTATCTTGCTTATCTTGATCTCTGCATGGTGTGTGAGAATAGTGTTGATTCATGCCTTCTTTGAGGAGACTGGTGAGACTTATAGAAGAGTTGTAGCTGCTTGCCTACGGCCTCTGGAACACTTCACCCAGAAACTAGCTGAAGGTCTAGAGTGCTCTTCAGCTGATAAGTCGATGCAACTATCTGACCAGTTAACTTCACCAACGGAACGGCTTGCTGTTCTGAAACtcaatgtctcattttttgaTGCACAG AAGGGAGTCAACAGCAGGTGCAATGGGGGAAATAAGAGGGAGCCCTCTGTATGCAGAAGCTTATTCAATGGCTGA
- the LOC125205370 gene encoding uncharacterized protein LOC125205370 isoform X2: MGLPLSIRRALRFYIPRDLYLRPQKDQQQQKQIQVNRSWPQLKKAPLIHFCSILLILISAWCVRIVLIHAFFEETGETYRRVVAACLRPLEHFTQKLAEGLECSSADKSMQLSDQLTSPTERLAVLKLNVSFFDAQNEMLSCGKAGLLEKEWIISSKPLYGTQELLLHKLRLFLDHQAN; this comes from the exons ATGGGGCTTCCCTTGTCTATTAGAAGGGCTTTAAG GTTCTACATACCAAGAGATTTGTATTTGCGCCCCCAAAAGGATCAGCAGCAGCAGAAACAAATCCAAGTGAACCGCTCCTGGCCACAATTGAAGAAAGCACCCCTAATTCACTTTTGCAGTATCTTGCTTATCTTGATCTCTGCATGGTGTGTGAGAATAGTGTTGATTCATGCCTTCTTTGAGGAGACTGGTGAGACTTATAGAAGAGTTGTAGCTGCTTGCCTACGGCCTCTGGAACACTTCACCCAGAAACTAGCTGAAGGTCTAGAGTGCTCTTCAGCTGATAAGTCGATGCAACTATCTGACCAGTTAACTTCACCAACGGAACGGCTTGCTGTTCTGAAACtcaatgtctcattttttgaTGCACAG AATGAGATGCTGAGCTGTGGGAAAGCAGGGCTTCTTGAGAAGGAATGGATCATTAGCAGTAAACCGCTTTATGGAACTCAAGAGCTCCTCCTACACAAATTGAGACTTTTCTTGGACCACCAGGCAAACTAG
- the LOC125205370 gene encoding uncharacterized protein LOC125205370 isoform X5, with translation MSTRVKVQLESSLSSRFYIPRDLYLRPQKDQQQQKQIQVNRSWPQLKKAPLIHFCSILLILISAWCVRIVLIHAFFEETGETYRRVVAACLRPLEHFTQKLAEGLECSSADKSMQLSDQLTSPTERLAVLKLNVSFFDAQSEL, from the exons aTGAGTACAAGAGTCAAGGTTCAGTTGGAAAGTTCGTTGTCGAGCAG GTTCTACATACCAAGAGATTTGTATTTGCGCCCCCAAAAGGATCAGCAGCAGCAGAAACAAATCCAAGTGAACCGCTCCTGGCCACAATTGAAGAAAGCACCCCTAATTCACTTTTGCAGTATCTTGCTTATCTTGATCTCTGCATGGTGTGTGAGAATAGTGTTGATTCATGCCTTCTTTGAGGAGACTGGTGAGACTTATAGAAGAGTTGTAGCTGCTTGCCTACGGCCTCTGGAACACTTCACCCAGAAACTAGCTGAAGGTCTAGAGTGCTCTTCAGCTGATAAGTCGATGCAACTATCTGACCAGTTAACTTCACCAACGGAACGGCTTGCTGTTCTGAAACtcaatgtctcattttttgaTGCACAG AGTGAACTGTGA